ATTTCTATGTGTTCTGACCCAGTGAATTAATGCTAACCTTAAATTTCAATGTGTATATTAATACGTTAAGTGACTTTGTATGACATAATTTTTAACCTACAGATCTCTGGTAGGTTTAGTTTATAAATACTCATTACAAAAATCagtgaaaactagaaatattatttttccctaTACACCATCATAGGACTCCCTATTTGACTTTGCAACTATTTAAAAGGAATTTGGGGTTATAAGTTCATTAAAACTTGTGCTCTCCTAATTAAacaactttaaatttatttttcattgtttattttttattactctaATCTTCGCCCTGGTTTTAGAATTTGTGAACCACATATGTGGTAGTATCACGCAACCAGTCCAGTTAGGAATAGAATTGACTTACTGACTCTCTGGACATAATGACCAATTAAACTTGAGGGACTCTAGAATCCCTAGGGCTAAAATGAGGACACAGAATTGTGTGAATGGTACTCCCTTAACAAATATTGGTTGGCTTTATTTAAAGGCATAACTTTCTTTCCATGACACTTCCAATGTTGTTGATGTCTATAAAGTCAACTTCTCATTGTAGAAATCCATTAGGAACCTGGTGAGGAGAACCCCTGTCAGTCAAAAATGCCCCAATGACTGAAGACGCACTATCTATAACACATTTTCCCCTCCTCATAAGTATTTTTCTCACATGTTCTTGATGCAGTCCAGGTTTCATGCTAACTTAATTCTTGGTCAGTAGGCAAAAGGTAGTTGAGTTAGAATGTCACAAGGATTGAAAATTCAAAAAGTCAGCTGTATGTATTAATCTGTCTTTGAACCAGACTTCCTTTGAAACACAACACAAAGAAAGGCGTGAATATCTCTTGGACATTTAGAAAAAAGGTGAGTGGCATCTACTACGGTGAATTATATTACCATGAGTGGGAAGGATCTCTCAAGAACATCTCACCTACATCCCTGCCTCTGAGTGACATCATGTTAAATAATCAGAATGCCCAATTTGTTTCCTGAGAACCTTGAAATCAATATCAAGTATTTTCAGTGATTCCAAAAATCCTTCATATCCTTTCAGCCTTTTGAATGAAGGTTTGAGCATTATATCTCCGTACATAAAAAGAGTCAGTGGGATTTAAGATTTCTTTTGAATTGTGTAGAaagtaaaaataggaaaaaagttaACCTGACAGAGGAATCAACATGTTCTTGTCAAGGGGTAAGTTCATTTTCTGACAATGTAAAAGAGAAATTGGTGCcctataaaatatgaagaaaataagagaaattaatAGTGCCATACAGAATGTGAAGAGAAGAGGATGTGAAAAAATAGGAGTAGAAAATAACAGCTACTGAACAGGGTCCTCTTTTATTCCATGACCTTTAGATAACCAGATATCACCTACTATATTGATTTAACTTCCATTTACTGGAAAACTATGTACTCAGTATATCATgctagaaacaaagaaaaagtgatACATACATTCAATCATTtgatattataatattatgaaaTTATAACAATCACTTGAACCACCAATAGTAAGTTACTTGTGTGTTTTCTCATGTACAAGACAAGCTGAGATAATGATACAGTATTACTATTAATGACTTATTAGTGATTAATATTAATGATACTACTATTGATATCAAGCTCACATTCATTAAATGCTTAGTATGTTTGGGGCAGGGTCCTGAGTTCAGATGTGTATACATTGTCTCACTTGAGCTTCGTAATACTCTCTTTTTATCAATTCAgagattgttttttaaagtagcaCAAGGATGTTCATCCATTTGCCCAGGATCACAGAATCCAGTAATAAAAACCTGGCAGATTCTAGCTCCAGAGGCACTGTACCTAACAGCCAACTtttaacagtgattttttttaatgctactaAATAGAAAGACAATGtgatgttttcttcttgtttttatttgtgtttcttcaATAATGAAAAgttataatcttttatattttcaccaTGATTTTATGTCGTTTTCTTCCCCAAACTGCTTAGTTATGTccattgctcattttttttctattggacttttgatctttttcttattattatgtaattattctttatattttaaaataataaccattttttccataaacattgtatatttttctgtcttgccatttatgttttatctttctgtgtagtctttttctcacataaaaaagtttattaatgagtaaaaattatatatatatagtgcacaacatgatgttttgatatatgtgtacattataAAGTGGCTAAATCAAGTTATTTAACGTATGTATTACCTTACATGGTTATCATTTTGTAAATTTACTTCAACATTCAAAAAAGCCTAATGtcatattctcttttatttttcaaccaAAGGTATATTACTGTTATTTGTCAAGAAATAATGTATATCTATAGCTAAAAAAATATAATggaataagttaaaaatattaaagtcatctctgttcattttcatttatacattccattatcaaattatattttatacatcATTGTTTTTACTCTGGAAAAGGTGTCTCATTCTGTGGTAAGTTGTGTCAGTGcttattttctcttcactctACAGTCTATCTATTTTTATACTTGCAAATTCAAATGGTGTAAATCATCTCAATGACATTTCATTTAAACATGCAAAGTAGACTCAAGAAATTAAGTGCACTTAGGTTATATAACTAAATAACTGATGACTTTTacagactgaagatcaacttgaATATATGACTTTTGGtttgttgctgttttaatttATGACCACTCTTGTGCTGTATGCTGTCATTCTTTCTGTACTATCTGTGTATTTAGTGggaaatatggtataaaagaaaGAATGGTCTTTAAATCCTAGGTGTTAGTCTTGACCTCGCCATTAATGAGtttgcaaattatttattcttactGAATCACaggaataataaaatgtaaaccaTGACTGTGAGGGGTTGCAGTTTCTGGCACATTTTAAGTAAAGCAACATTTATGTTAtcagttttactattttaattaagGTATTTGCAGATGGGGAGATGATACCTATGGTCATTACTGTATATCACAAGCAACCATAATTTTATTACTAATACCCATGGTAGTTCTTTATGGAAATGGACCTACATGCATGGCATTTAGGAGAAAGACATGACTCAAAAAAATCACATCGAGATGTTACTGAAAGAAGCAAAATTTCTGTAGATCAATTGCAGACTTATATTCAACACTTATAACCTCTATATTAGCATTTTCAgtccaaatttaaaataattggagTAAAAGTAGTATTTCTTTCTAAACTGTTTATTAAGGTAGGTTAGGAAgtaagaagaggagagaacatAAAATGCATTGAGAACTCACAATTTTCCATGTGTTGTGCATATGTTACATACTTTATGTTATTTAAATGTAATGATTTCCTTTGAAGTAATTTAAACACTACTGAAAACACAGAAACTACTTTTAAGCTTAAACGTAGTCATATTATATTTCACCCGGGCTTTATTCAATTGACTGTAAATTGTATTTGATGATGAGCTATTCATTAAATTTAATTCCGTTCCAATAAGAGTATTCAATAAACATACATTGATTGCTTTCCTATCTTACCTTTTTTTAGGAGTGTGAAATAAGTGAGTCATCATGAATTGGGCAAATGAGAGCTCCCCAAACGAGTTTATACTACTTGGCTTCTCAGATAGGGCTTGGCTACAAATGCCCCTTTTTGTGGTCCTGTTAATATCATACACAATCACCATATTTGGCAATGTGTCCATCATGATGGTGTGCATTCTGGATCCCAAACTTCATACGCCCATGTATTTCTTTCTCACTAATCTTTCCATCTTAGATCTCTGCTATACCACAACTGCAGTCCCTCATATGTTGGTAAATATTGGTTACAACAAAAAGACCATCAGCTATGCTGGCTGTGTGGCCCAACTCATCATCTTCCTGGCCCTGGGTGCTACTGAGTGTCTCCTTCTGGCTGTTATGTCCTTTGACAGATATGTGGCTGTTTGCAGACCCCTCCACTATGTAGTCATCATGAATTATTGGTTCCGCCTAAGGATGGCAGCCTTCTCATGGTTCACTGGTTTCAGCAACTCAGTGCTGCAGTCTTCCTTGACTCTTAACATGCCACGCTGTGGTCACCAGGAAGTGGACCACTTTTTCTGTGAGGTGCCTGCACTTCTCAAGTTGTCATGTGCTGACACAAAGCCTATTGAGGCTGAGCTCTTCTTCTTTAGTGTACTAATTCTTCTAATTCCAGTGACATTGATCCTCATCTCCTATGGCTTCATAGCTCAAGCAGTATTAAAAATCAGGTCAGCAGAAGGACGGCAAAAAGCATTTGGGACATGTG
Above is a genomic segment from Piliocolobus tephrosceles isolate RC106 chromosome 5, ASM277652v3, whole genome shotgun sequence containing:
- the LOC111525913 gene encoding putative olfactory receptor 2B3, with amino-acid sequence MNWANESSPNEFILLGFSDRAWLQMPLFVVLLISYTITIFGNVSIMMVCILDPKLHTPMYFFLTNLSILDLCYTTTAVPHMLVNIGYNKKTISYAGCVAQLIIFLALGATECLLLAVMSFDRYVAVCRPLHYVVIMNYWFRLRMAAFSWFTGFSNSVLQSSLTLNMPRCGHQEVDHFFCEVPALLKLSCADTKPIEAELFFFSVLILLIPVTLILISYGFIAQAVLKIRSAEGRQKAFGTCGSHMIVVSLFYGTAIYMYLQPPSSTSKDWGKMVSLFYGIITPMLNPLIYSLRNKDMKEAF